One segment of Candidatus Delongbacteria bacterium DNA contains the following:
- a CDS encoding CBS domain-containing protein: MQVRNLLNQKGREVQTTRPEESVQTALDRMIEHRVGSLLVREGEQVTGIVTERDVLRRGLGDARKLRDQTVAEIMTREVVIATPDDSLQYLMGLMVHNRIRHVPVFADGKLEGVVSIGDIIFALLEESEATNRYLHEYISGTY, encoded by the coding sequence ATGCAGGTCCGCAATCTGCTGAACCAGAAGGGTCGCGAGGTCCAGACCACGCGGCCGGAGGAGAGCGTCCAGACCGCGCTGGACCGGATGATCGAGCATCGCGTGGGCTCCCTGCTGGTCCGGGAGGGCGAACAGGTGACGGGCATCGTCACGGAACGCGACGTGCTGCGCCGAGGGCTGGGGGACGCGCGCAAGCTGCGCGACCAGACGGTGGCGGAGATCATGACCCGCGAGGTGGTGATCGCCACGCCGGACGACTCCCTGCAGTACCTGATGGGCCTGATGGTGCACAACCGCATCCGCCACGTGCCGGTCTTCGCGGATGGCAAGCTGGAGGGCGTCGTCTCCATCGGCGACATCATCTTCGCCCTGCTCGAGGAGAGCGAAGCCACCAACCGCTACCTGCACGAATACATCAGCGGCACCTACTGA
- a CDS encoding carboxymuconolactone decarboxylase family protein, with the protein MSLRDAFEQERAGLQERLQARSGRNLKRFLSVDHACYQDGALPARQKELLGLTASAVLRCDDCIRYHLIRCHELGYTAAELMEALEVALVVGGSIVIPHARRAVALLDELEETSGSVTTP; encoded by the coding sequence ATGTCCCTGCGCGACGCCTTCGAGCAGGAGCGCGCCGGTCTGCAGGAGCGCCTGCAGGCCCGCTCCGGCCGCAACCTCAAACGCTTTCTCTCCGTGGACCACGCTTGCTACCAGGACGGCGCGCTGCCGGCACGGCAGAAGGAACTGCTGGGCCTGACGGCCTCCGCCGTGCTGCGCTGCGACGACTGCATCCGCTACCACCTGATCCGCTGCCACGAGTTGGGCTACACGGCCGCGGAGCTGATGGAGGCGCTGGAGGTGGCGCTGGTGGTGGGCGGCAGCATCGTGATCCCGCACGCCCGGCGGGCCGTGGCCCTGCTGGACGAGCTGGAGGAGACCAGCGGCTCCGTTACAACCCCGTGA
- the sfsA gene encoding DNA/RNA nuclease SfsA — MIFDPPLQPARLLRRYQRFLADVEEPSGRILTVHVPNSGSMLSCLGPGWPVLLSHSANPTRKLPHTLELIHDGAGWIVVNTLRANTMAREALESGLLPGLAAGWNWRAEVRRGASRLDFRGQTEAGAVCWVEVKSVTLRLEDGWAGFPDSVSVRGLKHLDELRAIVEEGGRALLLLMVQRSGLRGFRPAAAIDPAWAAGLRRAVAAGVEVRALLVTGDAHGLNLGGLLPVELG, encoded by the coding sequence GTGATTTTCGACCCGCCCCTGCAGCCCGCCCGCCTGTTGCGCCGCTACCAGCGCTTCCTGGCGGACGTGGAGGAGCCCTCCGGCCGCATCCTCACCGTCCACGTGCCCAACTCCGGCAGCATGCTCAGCTGCCTGGGGCCCGGCTGGCCCGTCCTGCTTTCCCACAGCGCCAACCCCACGCGCAAACTCCCCCACACCCTGGAGCTGATCCACGACGGCGCGGGCTGGATCGTGGTGAACACCTTGCGTGCCAACACCATGGCCCGCGAGGCGCTGGAGTCCGGCCTGCTGCCCGGCTTGGCCGCGGGCTGGAACTGGCGGGCCGAGGTCCGGCGGGGCGCCAGCCGGCTGGACTTCCGCGGCCAGACGGAGGCGGGGGCGGTCTGCTGGGTGGAGGTGAAGAGCGTCACCCTTCGGCTGGAGGACGGCTGGGCCGGCTTTCCGGACAGCGTGAGCGTGCGCGGCCTGAAGCACTTGGACGAACTACGCGCCATTGTGGAGGAGGGGGGCCGGGCCCTGCTGCTGCTGATGGTCCAGCGCTCCGGGCTGCGCGGGTTCCGCCCGGCGGCGGCCATCGATCCTGCCTGGGCGGCGGGCCTGCGCCGCGCCGTGGCCGCCGGCGTGGAGGTCCGCGCCCTGCTGGTGACGGGCGACGCCCACGGCCTGAACCTGGGCGGCCTGCTGCCCGTGGAACTGGGCTGA
- a CDS encoding transglutaminase-like domain-containing protein — MGAGWVVFLLLALGLTPLVHAAPDGTPDAVIRSDHSEYEVLDDQRAVLRRQLVLELRNAAGSQRHASWSTWEDSFRSCTRFKAQIRDSSGRVVQRFDKGDLHRESASDDPAQHRDDVLVWGDFRWGRYPHTLELETEIAFQSLFFCPSWDPQAEIPVQAASFTLLNPRHLPFRTRLLGCAPDSVQTADADSSRICWSLRDLPPRLREPGMPGEDRQTLGLRLVPDRFQLGGVAGSFASWSTLANWFRELARGRAQLDPATRLAVREQVAGLATPREQVAALYSHLQRHTRYVSIQLGVGGWQPHSAQHVHEVRYGDCKDLSFYMIALLEAVDIPAWPALVRTRERGALRPDFPSNEFNHLIACVPLGADTLWLECTSDELAAGELPPSDEGLQVLLIGESGGALVGTPQSAADANRWIGQLSAQLEPTGRAALAGRLEGRGQPARVLRGALRPLRAAERVRWLQDWLEPCFPGLELQAGPELTGADEIGRPLALEFRAASAHWAQRLGPRWRVAPFRLQAVRRAELPAAGPRRYALELESAFWQTDTVRVALPAGYRLEAAPESREIRWALGSYRADYQVTEAGLLATREYRLEQRRIPADAYEEYRRFLQAVCQQDEAGFILAPAQAAAP; from the coding sequence ATGGGTGCGGGCTGGGTGGTGTTCCTGCTGCTGGCGCTGGGGCTGACGCCGCTGGTCCACGCCGCGCCGGACGGCACGCCCGACGCCGTGATCCGCTCGGACCACAGCGAGTACGAGGTGCTGGACGACCAGCGGGCCGTGCTGCGCCGGCAGCTGGTCCTCGAACTGCGCAACGCGGCGGGCAGCCAGCGCCACGCCAGCTGGAGCACGTGGGAGGATTCCTTCCGCTCCTGCACGCGCTTCAAGGCGCAAATCCGCGATTCCAGCGGCCGCGTGGTGCAGCGCTTCGACAAGGGCGATCTGCACCGGGAGAGCGCCTCTGACGATCCCGCCCAGCACCGGGACGACGTGCTCGTCTGGGGGGATTTCCGCTGGGGCCGCTATCCGCACACCCTCGAGCTGGAGACGGAGATCGCGTTCCAGTCGCTGTTCTTCTGCCCGAGTTGGGACCCCCAGGCCGAGATCCCCGTCCAGGCGGCCAGCTTCACGCTGCTCAATCCGCGCCACCTGCCCTTCCGCACGCGGCTGCTGGGCTGCGCGCCGGACAGCGTGCAGACGGCCGACGCCGACAGCAGCCGGATCTGCTGGAGCCTGCGCGACCTGCCGCCCCGCCTGCGCGAGCCGGGCATGCCCGGCGAGGACCGCCAAACCCTGGGCCTGCGCCTGGTGCCCGACCGCTTCCAGCTGGGCGGCGTGGCCGGTTCCTTCGCCAGCTGGAGCACGCTGGCGAACTGGTTCCGCGAACTGGCCCGGGGTCGCGCGCAGCTCGACCCCGCCACTCGGCTCGCAGTGCGGGAGCAAGTGGCGGGCCTGGCCACGCCGCGCGAACAGGTGGCCGCGCTCTACTCCCACCTGCAGCGGCACACGCGCTACGTGTCCATCCAGCTCGGGGTGGGCGGCTGGCAGCCCCATTCGGCCCAGCACGTCCACGAGGTCCGCTACGGGGACTGCAAGGACCTGAGCTTCTACATGATCGCCCTGCTCGAGGCCGTGGACATCCCGGCCTGGCCGGCCCTGGTGCGCACGCGCGAGCGGGGCGCCCTGCGGCCGGACTTCCCCTCCAACGAATTCAACCACCTGATCGCCTGTGTGCCGCTGGGGGCGGACACACTCTGGCTGGAGTGCACGTCCGACGAGCTGGCGGCGGGGGAATTGCCGCCTTCCGACGAAGGCCTGCAGGTCCTATTGATCGGGGAGTCGGGCGGCGCGCTGGTGGGCACGCCCCAAAGCGCGGCGGACGCCAACCGCTGGATCGGCCAGCTGAGCGCGCAGCTGGAACCCACGGGCCGGGCCGCGCTGGCCGGCCGCCTGGAGGGACGCGGCCAACCCGCCCGGGTCCTGCGCGGCGCGCTGCGCCCCCTGCGCGCCGCCGAACGCGTGCGCTGGCTGCAGGACTGGTTGGAACCCTGCTTTCCCGGTCTGGAACTGCAGGCCGGACCCGAACTGACAGGAGCCGACGAAATCGGCCGACCGCTGGCGCTGGAGTTCCGCGCGGCCAGCGCCCACTGGGCCCAGCGGCTGGGTCCGCGCTGGCGCGTGGCGCCCTTTCGCCTGCAGGCCGTGCGGCGCGCGGAGCTGCCCGCGGCCGGGCCGCGCCGCTACGCCCTGGAGCTGGAATCCGCCTTTTGGCAGACGGACACCGTCCGCGTGGCGCTGCCGGCCGGCTACCGGCTGGAAGCCGCGCCCGAGTCCCGGGAGATTCGCTGGGCGCTGGGCAGCTACCGAGCCGACTATCAAGTGACAGAGGCGGGTCTGCTGGCCACGCGCGAGTACCGGCTGGAACAGCGGCGCATCCCGGCGGACGCTTACGAGGAATACCGGCGCTTTCTGCAGGCCGTTTGCCAGCAGGACGAGGCGGGCTTCATCCTCGCACCCGCGCAAGCGGCGGCGCCCTGA
- a CDS encoding DUF3857 domain-containing protein, protein MLRWIIVWGVGLAALGAPRLAAEELPKFGKVTAEELQLTSVPEDPEADAVCLFDRGEARIVQRDRGFKVETYRQVRIKILTERGKEAASVRVPFWHEDHLFDVDAYCLAPDGTKTRLKAADVHEEPGEEFKSVQFAVPGAQVGSVLEYRYQLNSDHVRTLDPWEFRGPWTTLRSQFSLVLYPGFRYNIHLKNMPELQPEVRAVLLTDGGSGSCLTWTATRLAPLRPEPQLRNLVDQGSALLVELVSYQDGYQFLDFSSSWTTIVKEFQENEQRLDKLGARRLDELLAAHCQGCPTARDTLLALHGFVSRRLASSQRGRIYERAPLSQLLEQSVGTEIEKNVLFCDLLRRAGYPARPLLISTRDHGTVWENMVAAWQFNHLLVQLELDGQALVLDTASPHCPLDLLPEDKLVERGLLVDEGEGRFLSLKPPASISMLHVQSEAWLDSLGDLHASSLLRHEGYHALRARVALEQQPEAEFVQAALAGWFGQAECDSFRFETRDSPAEPLLLSVHYRVPGFAQRAGGQFYLPVPTLNRLSANPFPDPERRYPVDFPCRLTWSDDLTLHWPAGWSLTQTPPAARLQCGGLKLLAAAEAGAQSLHIQRHYQQTQLSYGVLEYPKLRQFYDQVVAADQGGLVLQRTAAR, encoded by the coding sequence ATGCTGCGCTGGATCATCGTGTGGGGAGTGGGCCTGGCGGCCCTGGGCGCGCCGCGGCTGGCGGCCGAGGAGCTGCCCAAGTTCGGCAAGGTCACGGCGGAGGAACTGCAGTTGACCAGCGTTCCGGAGGATCCGGAGGCCGACGCCGTCTGCTTGTTTGACCGGGGCGAGGCGCGGATCGTCCAGCGGGATCGGGGCTTCAAGGTCGAGACCTACCGCCAGGTGCGGATCAAGATCCTGACCGAGCGCGGCAAGGAGGCCGCCAGCGTACGCGTGCCCTTCTGGCACGAGGACCACCTCTTCGACGTGGACGCCTACTGCCTGGCCCCCGACGGCACCAAGACCCGCCTCAAGGCCGCCGACGTCCACGAGGAGCCGGGCGAGGAGTTCAAAAGCGTGCAGTTCGCCGTGCCCGGCGCCCAGGTGGGCTCCGTGCTGGAGTACCGCTACCAGCTCAACAGCGATCACGTGCGCACGCTGGACCCCTGGGAGTTCCGCGGCCCCTGGACCACGCTGCGCAGCCAGTTCTCGCTGGTGCTCTACCCGGGCTTCCGCTACAACATCCACCTGAAGAACATGCCGGAGCTCCAGCCCGAGGTGCGCGCCGTGCTGCTCACCGACGGCGGCAGCGGCAGCTGTCTGACCTGGACCGCGACCCGGCTGGCCCCCCTGCGGCCGGAGCCCCAACTGCGCAACCTGGTGGACCAGGGCTCGGCGCTGCTGGTGGAGCTGGTCTCCTACCAGGACGGCTACCAGTTCCTCGATTTCTCCAGTAGCTGGACCACCATCGTCAAGGAGTTCCAGGAGAACGAGCAGCGGCTGGACAAGCTGGGCGCCCGCCGGCTGGACGAGCTGCTGGCCGCCCACTGCCAGGGCTGCCCCACGGCCCGGGACACGCTGCTGGCCCTGCATGGCTTCGTCAGCCGCCGGCTGGCCTCCAGCCAGCGCGGGCGGATCTACGAGCGTGCGCCGCTGTCGCAGCTGCTGGAGCAGTCCGTGGGCACGGAGATCGAGAAGAACGTCTTGTTCTGCGACCTGCTGCGCCGGGCGGGCTACCCGGCGCGCCCGCTGCTAATCAGCACGCGCGACCACGGCACGGTCTGGGAGAACATGGTGGCGGCCTGGCAATTCAACCACCTGCTGGTCCAGCTCGAGCTGGACGGCCAGGCGCTGGTGCTGGACACGGCCTCGCCGCACTGCCCGCTGGACCTCTTGCCCGAAGACAAGCTGGTGGAGCGCGGCCTGCTGGTGGACGAGGGGGAGGGCCGCTTCCTGAGCCTGAAGCCGCCGGCCAGCATCAGCATGCTGCACGTCCAGAGCGAGGCCTGGTTGGACAGCCTGGGCGACCTGCACGCCAGCAGCCTGTTGCGCCACGAGGGCTACCACGCCCTGCGGGCCCGCGTGGCCCTGGAGCAACAGCCGGAGGCCGAGTTCGTCCAGGCCGCCCTGGCCGGCTGGTTCGGCCAGGCGGAGTGCGACTCCTTCCGCTTCGAGACGCGCGACTCCCCCGCCGAGCCGCTGCTGCTCAGCGTCCACTACCGGGTACCGGGCTTCGCCCAGCGCGCGGGCGGACAGTTCTACCTGCCCGTGCCGACGCTCAACCGCCTCAGCGCCAACCCCTTTCCCGACCCGGAGCGCCGCTACCCGGTGGACTTCCCCTGCCGCCTCACCTGGAGCGACGACCTGACCCTGCACTGGCCCGCGGGCTGGAGCCTGACGCAGACCCCGCCAGCGGCGCGCCTGCAGTGCGGGGGCCTGAAACTGCTGGCTGCCGCCGAGGCCGGCGCGCAATCGCTCCACATCCAGCGGCACTACCAGCAGACCCAGCTCAGCTACGGCGTGCTGGAATACCCCAAGCTGCGGCAGTTCTACGACCAGGTGGTGGCGGCGGACCAGGGCGGCCTCGTGCTGCAGCGCACGGCGGCCCGCTGA
- a CDS encoding FlgD immunoglobulin-like domain containing protein, with translation MTIVAGGSHNLGLKADGSIVGWGRNDKGQCNIPTPNADFEALAAGLYHSLGLKANGSIIAWGSNEYRACNVPSPNADFVALSAGTYHSLGLKANGSILAWGLNEFGACDVPSPNTDFVALAGGVLHSLGLKADGSIVAWGENGDGQCDVPAPNTDFVALAAGGRHSLGLKADGSIVAWGGNSYGQCNVPAPNEGFVALLTGLHQNLGLKADGSIIAWGDNGYGQCEVPEPNTDFAALAAGIYHSLGLKADGTFMAWGNNDYGQCIVPAQNADFVALAAFGWHSMGLKADSSILIWGKSGADLSDVPAPNEDFVALAAGSYHRLGLKADGAIVAWGRNSEGQCDVPTPNADFVALAAGGLHSLGLTTDGSIIAWGDNGHGQCEVPDPNTDFLALAAGDNHSLGFKADGTLVAWGENGSGQCNVPAPNVDFVALAAGSNHSLGLHSDGSIVAWGDNGHGQCDVPAPNIGFVALVAGSNHSLGLHADGSIIAWGDNEYGQCDVPAPNADFVALATGWFHSLGIKRPDLVVDKPHAGGAHASSLEINGLTPNPFNPSAWLSFTKHTAGPLTLKVFDVSGRLVLRRELGEFAPGRHEVRWDGRNSAGRNAASGLYVLQLIDAQGESSTVKGLLLR, from the coding sequence TTGACCATTGTAGCCGGTGGATCGCACAATCTGGGCCTCAAGGCTGACGGCTCCATCGTGGGCTGGGGTAGAAACGACAAAGGTCAGTGCAACATTCCCACTCCCAACGCGGATTTCGAGGCACTTGCAGCAGGTCTTTATCACAGTCTGGGCCTGAAGGCCAACGGCTCCATTATCGCCTGGGGATCGAATGAGTACCGCGCATGCAACGTCCCCTCCCCCAACGCGGATTTCGTGGCACTCTCAGCAGGCACTTATCACAGTCTGGGACTGAAGGCCAACGGCTCCATTTTGGCCTGGGGATTGAATGAATTTGGCGCATGCGACGTGCCATCCCCCAACACGGACTTCGTGGCACTTGCGGGGGGAGTGCTTCACAGTTTGGGTCTCAAGGCCGACGGCTCCATAGTCGCCTGGGGTGAAAACGGTGATGGTCAATGCGACGTACCTGCTCCCAACACGGACTTCGTGGCCCTTGCGGCGGGCGGTCGTCATAGCCTTGGTCTCAAGGCCGACGGCTCCATCGTGGCTTGGGGTGGAAACAGCTATGGCCAATGCAACGTCCCAGCCCCCAATGAGGGTTTTGTTGCCCTACTGACAGGCCTCCATCAAAATCTGGGCTTGAAAGCTGACGGCTCCATCATTGCCTGGGGCGATAATGGGTATGGCCAATGTGAAGTCCCCGAACCCAACACAGACTTCGCGGCCCTCGCTGCAGGCATTTATCACAGTCTGGGACTGAAAGCTGATGGCACTTTTATGGCCTGGGGTAATAACGACTATGGTCAATGCATCGTCCCCGCCCAAAACGCGGACTTCGTGGCGCTGGCTGCATTCGGATGGCACAGTATGGGCCTTAAGGCCGACAGCTCCATCCTGATTTGGGGCAAAAGTGGCGCTGACCTGAGCGACGTCCCCGCCCCCAATGAAGATTTCGTGGCTCTCGCAGCAGGCAGTTATCACAGACTGGGCCTCAAGGCCGACGGAGCTATCGTGGCTTGGGGCAGGAATAGCGAAGGCCAATGCGACGTCCCCACACCAAACGCGGACTTCGTTGCCCTCGCGGCGGGCGGCCTGCACAGTCTAGGCCTCACGACGGACGGTTCCATCATCGCGTGGGGTGACAATGGACATGGCCAATGTGAAGTCCCAGATCCCAACACAGATTTTTTGGCACTTGCGGCTGGCGACAACCACAGTCTGGGCTTCAAGGCCGACGGCACCCTCGTTGCCTGGGGTGAAAATGGTAGTGGACAATGCAACGTCCCCGCCCCCAATGTGGACTTCGTGGCACTTGCGGCGGGCAGTAATCACAGTCTGGGCCTTCACTCCGACGGTTCCATCGTCGCGTGGGGTGACAATGGACATGGCCAATGTGATGTCCCCGCCCCCAACATAGGCTTTGTGGCACTTGTGGCGGGCAGTAATCACAGTCTGGGTCTTCATGCCGACGGTTCCATCATCGCGTGGGGCGACAATGAGTATGGCCAGTGTGATGTTCCCGCCCCTAACGCAGACTTCGTGGCGCTCGCGACAGGCTGGTTTCACAGTTTGGGTATCAAGCGACCCGACTTGGTCGTTGATAAACCCCATGCCGGAGGCGCCCATGCTTCGAGCCTCGAGATCAACGGACTGACGCCCAACCCCTTCAACCCCAGCGCATGGCTCTCCTTCACGAAGCACACGGCCGGGCCCTTGACTCTTAAGGTCTTCGATGTCAGTGGCCGGTTGGTGTTGCGGCGGGAATTGGGCGAGTTTGCGCCAGGTAGGCACGAGGTACGCTGGGACGGGCGGAATTCGGCAGGGCGCAATGCTGCTTCCGGCCTGTATGTGTTGCAGTTGATAGACGCGCAGGGCGAATCCAGCACGGTCAAGGGGTTACTGCTGCGCTAG